One genomic region from Fictibacillus marinisediminis encodes:
- a CDS encoding CotH kinase family protein gives MQNNAIPEYNISVPFKGVKWIQKGKWANEAVAGVIKAGDKPYEMLIKYRGAHIRSFPKKSYDLLFMKSQSFFGARRIHLNAEYNDPSLIRNKLSLDFFRDIGVLSPEAQHVTLYINGLYQGVYLQLESVDQKFLKKRGLPAGSIYYAISENANFSKYNPTTGKEKRSVTAGYEIKFDPNKSFNSLRELMHCILNSSEKEFPSRIEPLLDIDQYFRWLAGAVCTQNFDGFIHNYALYKNGESKRFEILPWDYDATWGRDIHGDVMGNKYVPIEGYNTLTARLLLHKPYKRQYKRIMEEILDDAFTCRALEQKILALHQSLRPHLVKDPYKHRSLSIFDEEPEFILAFIKNRNKYLKKRLTRLQ, from the coding sequence ATGCAAAATAATGCTATACCAGAGTACAACATTTCTGTTCCCTTTAAGGGAGTAAAATGGATTCAGAAAGGGAAATGGGCAAACGAGGCTGTTGCTGGTGTCATTAAAGCAGGGGATAAACCATATGAAATGCTGATTAAGTACAGAGGTGCCCATATTCGCTCATTTCCAAAAAAATCCTATGATCTTTTGTTTATGAAATCTCAATCCTTTTTTGGAGCAAGAAGGATTCATTTGAATGCAGAATACAATGACCCGTCTCTCATAAGAAATAAGCTTTCTTTGGATTTTTTTCGTGATATCGGGGTCCTGTCACCAGAAGCACAGCACGTTACATTGTATATTAATGGGCTTTATCAAGGAGTTTATCTTCAGCTTGAGTCAGTTGATCAGAAATTCTTAAAGAAACGGGGATTGCCTGCAGGAAGTATTTATTATGCGATCTCTGAAAACGCAAACTTTTCGAAGTATAATCCGACGACTGGAAAAGAAAAGAGATCAGTAACAGCAGGTTATGAGATAAAATTTGATCCAAACAAATCGTTCAACAGCCTCCGTGAACTTATGCATTGTATTCTAAATTCATCTGAAAAAGAGTTTCCTTCGCGAATTGAACCCCTCCTGGATATCGATCAATATTTCAGGTGGCTTGCAGGTGCGGTCTGTACACAAAATTTTGACGGCTTTATCCATAATTACGCGTTATATAAAAATGGAGAGAGCAAACGCTTTGAAATCCTGCCTTGGGATTATGATGCAACGTGGGGAAGAGACATCCACGGTGATGTCATGGGAAATAAGTATGTACCGATTGAAGGCTATAACACACTGACAGCACGGCTCTTGCTTCATAAGCCTTATAAACGCCAGTATAAAAGGATCATGGAAGAGATACTCGACGATGCCTTTACTTGCAGGGCTTTGGAACAAAAAATCCTTGCTTTACACCAGTCTTTGCGTCCGCATCTCGTGAAAGACCCATATAAACACCGGTCTTTGTCCATTTTTGATGAAGAGCCGGAATTTATTCTAGCCTTTATCAAAAACAGAAATAAATATTTAAAGAAACGGCTTACGCGTCTGCAATAA
- a CDS encoding anti-sigma-I factor RsgI family protein, which yields MTKGIVVEVNRRHLIVLSEGGIFRKVKISNRQYSVGSDIYLPNELEKQRTFRLPTISWKTTTVFMMTLILLFFQFSPYTGQGVYAYVGIEMNPSIELEIDGDMLVQNITAYNSDGKKLLAILEDWQNQPIEEVTEKIFEICRAKGFIKPNQEVIVTTTINKDVSKETQRKIEQKINSLMEKKAQENKIDMTSLIMSNQERKRAKKIGVSPGKYAIFIAAKEAGIEITKADIKQKSIQELSEAVGPISDLLSKAQSREYHHVSVFVHIETIAGQAKENAEPVYANSIPIAAAPNIVKVPVPATAASLPAASSGGSSDQNQTPAAISTPDPSAGNVSTPTEQQVTATAAPEPAKPFAPAVESSKLTVPVPAANSKPDVIPAAPEKEGTKNTTPQADVPKVRKIDFPLPAVPKETKAEFPPAAGLPKEEPKTEVQCDKGKSRGSDSAIDHQESAQPNHDSEPAAEPDKPYAASGLSGYRAPAQEAEQIDNQNEPSSSAEEVTSSPEADSHETAPAIKDTDTAVQKEPPAATETPAAEQDNSLAPANPPAVQEEPSADAETSEHSDETLNQESAETAAPLVTEAAA from the coding sequence ATGACTAAGGGAATTGTGGTAGAAGTAAACCGTCGCCATTTGATCGTTCTGTCAGAAGGCGGCATATTTCGTAAAGTTAAAATTTCAAATAGGCAATATTCAGTAGGCAGTGATATTTACTTACCAAACGAACTGGAAAAACAACGGACGTTCCGGCTTCCCACAATTAGCTGGAAAACAACGACAGTGTTTATGATGACCTTAATCTTGTTATTTTTCCAATTTTCTCCTTATACAGGACAAGGAGTTTACGCGTATGTAGGAATTGAAATGAATCCGAGCATCGAGCTTGAAATTGATGGTGACATGCTCGTTCAAAATATCACTGCTTATAATTCGGACGGGAAAAAGCTTCTTGCTATTCTTGAAGATTGGCAGAACCAGCCGATAGAAGAGGTTACCGAAAAAATATTCGAGATCTGCAGAGCAAAAGGCTTTATTAAACCCAATCAGGAAGTAATCGTCACGACCACGATCAATAAAGATGTTTCAAAAGAAACACAGCGAAAGATCGAACAAAAAATCAATTCTTTGATGGAAAAGAAAGCGCAGGAAAATAAAATTGACATGACTTCATTAATCATGTCAAACCAAGAACGGAAACGCGCTAAGAAAATTGGCGTTTCACCAGGGAAATATGCGATCTTCATCGCTGCAAAAGAAGCAGGAATCGAGATTACAAAAGCGGATATCAAGCAAAAAAGCATTCAGGAACTGTCAGAAGCGGTAGGACCGATCAGTGATCTTCTTTCTAAAGCACAATCTCGTGAGTATCACCATGTTTCAGTTTTTGTTCATATTGAAACAATTGCAGGACAAGCGAAAGAGAATGCCGAGCCGGTCTATGCGAATTCCATTCCCATTGCAGCTGCTCCAAACATAGTAAAAGTTCCAGTACCAGCAACGGCTGCAAGCCTTCCAGCTGCTTCATCTGGTGGAAGTTCAGATCAAAATCAGACACCTGCAGCAATCAGCACGCCAGATCCTTCTGCAGGAAATGTTTCTACACCAACTGAGCAGCAAGTAACGGCAACGGCAGCACCTGAGCCTGCCAAACCATTTGCACCTGCCGTAGAATCTTCCAAACTTACTGTTCCAGTGCCTGCTGCAAACTCTAAGCCGGATGTTATTCCTGCAGCACCTGAAAAAGAGGGAACCAAAAACACAACACCTCAAGCGGACGTACCCAAGGTGAGAAAAATTGATTTTCCTTTACCAGCAGTACCTAAAGAAACAAAAGCTGAGTTTCCTCCAGCTGCCGGTCTTCCTAAAGAAGAACCTAAAACCGAGGTTCAATGTGATAAAGGCAAAAGCAGGGGTTCTGACTCAGCCATTGACCATCAAGAGTCAGCGCAACCGAATCATGATTCTGAACCTGCCGCAGAACCTGATAAGCCTTATGCAGCATCAGGCTTATCAGGTTACAGAGCGCCAGCCCAAGAAGCAGAGCAAATAGACAATCAAAATGAGCCATCTTCTTCAGCTGAGGAAGTAACTTCTTCACCAGAGGCCGATTCTCATGAAACAGCACCTGCAATAAAGGATACAGATACCGCTGTTCAAAAAGAACCGCCTGCAGCAACGGAAACACCAGCTGCGGAACAAGATAACAGCTTAGCTCCAGCTAATCCACCAGCCGTTCAAGAAGAACCGTCTGCAGATGCTGAAACTTCAGAGCATAGCGATGAAACTCTAAATCAAGAATCAGCTGAAACGGCAGCCCCTCTCGTAACTGAGGCTGCTGCTTAA
- a CDS encoding flavodoxin family protein, whose amino-acid sequence MKIAAIIGSSRVDGNTQQLTEMALEGLEYTPIILKEKQITPIDDLRHADGGFQPVADDYDRVIDMVLEHDILIFATPVYWYGMSGLMKNFVDRWSQSLRDSRFEFKRKMSQKKAYVVTCGGDQPKIKALPLIQQFQHIFEFIGMSFQEYIIGTANAPHDILKDEQAIAEAKRWNETFSSLK is encoded by the coding sequence ATGAAGATTGCAGCAATCATAGGAAGCTCCAGAGTGGATGGAAATACACAACAGTTGACGGAAATGGCGCTGGAAGGTTTAGAATACACGCCGATCATTTTAAAAGAAAAGCAGATTACGCCAATTGATGATTTGAGGCACGCGGATGGCGGTTTTCAGCCGGTTGCAGATGACTATGACCGGGTGATCGATATGGTGCTTGAGCATGATATTCTGATCTTTGCTACCCCGGTATATTGGTATGGCATGTCAGGACTTATGAAAAACTTTGTAGATCGCTGGTCACAGAGCCTTCGGGACAGCCGTTTTGAATTTAAAAGGAAAATGAGCCAAAAGAAAGCCTATGTGGTCACGTGTGGCGGCGATCAGCCAAAGATTAAGGCATTGCCGCTGATTCAGCAATTTCAGCATATTTTTGAATTTATAGGAATGTCCTTTCAGGAATATATTATCGGAACAGCCAACGCACCCCATGACATTTTAAAAGATGAACAGGCGATTGCAGAAGCTAAGCGTTGGAATGAAACGTTTTCTTCTCTTAAATAA
- a CDS encoding serine hydrolase domain-containing protein, whose product MLRRWKQPAAVLLGINLALSAGGPVMAKEQSAKHNHQQNDWNHPGPSSPVIHNGTPRSAGLHPESLNIIDATMNKAMETKMLPGGVVLVARKGAIAKWDAYGYAARYTDDKFTEMEHPVSMTKNTIFDLASISKIFTTTAAMKLYEQGKFKLDDRVADYLPEFKENEKESVTIRELLTHTSGFEPFIPLYKMGSNREDRLHIALTHPLKNAPGTTYTYSDLNMITLGVLVERLSGKRLDQYVKEVITDPLKMRDTMYNPPAYLKPRIAATEYEPYINRGIVWGEVHDENAWSLDGVAGHAGVFSSAHDLAVFAHMILQKGKHGHKTILKPSTVELLEENQLPQFPADSHGLGWELDQGWYMDALSDATTLGHTGFTGTTMVVSPKNKMIVLTLTNRVHPTRSTPSLNPVRREVARSAADSISIPLKGNEKAWFAGYGDSLSRPLVYELSEPAASISFQTWYEIEKGSDNGIVEASADGVTWQKPETTFTGKSAGWKQQTAVLPSNSKFVRFLYKTDASVNGRGWYVKDLKAMSTSDREIHSKITENQWSQRNY is encoded by the coding sequence ATGTTAAGAAGATGGAAACAGCCGGCAGCAGTTCTGTTGGGAATCAATCTTGCTCTATCTGCAGGGGGGCCAGTGATGGCTAAGGAACAAAGTGCAAAGCACAATCATCAGCAAAATGACTGGAACCATCCTGGCCCTTCTTCACCAGTCATCCATAATGGAACTCCGAGAAGTGCAGGGCTTCACCCAGAATCGTTAAACATCATCGATGCGACCATGAACAAAGCGATGGAAACAAAGATGCTGCCTGGCGGAGTTGTTTTGGTTGCCAGAAAAGGGGCAATTGCTAAATGGGATGCTTACGGCTATGCCGCCCGCTATACCGATGATAAATTCACAGAAATGGAACATCCGGTTTCAATGACTAAGAATACAATTTTTGATCTTGCATCCATCAGTAAAATTTTCACGACCACAGCCGCTATGAAGCTGTATGAACAAGGGAAGTTCAAATTGGATGACCGTGTGGCTGATTATCTTCCTGAGTTCAAGGAAAATGAAAAAGAAAGCGTGACCATCCGTGAGCTCCTCACTCATACTTCGGGCTTTGAGCCGTTTATTCCATTATATAAGATGGGAAGCAACAGAGAGGACCGTCTCCATATTGCGCTGACACATCCTTTAAAGAACGCGCCCGGTACAACCTATACATACAGTGATTTGAATATGATCACCCTGGGCGTTCTTGTGGAAAGACTATCAGGCAAACGATTGGATCAATACGTAAAAGAAGTGATCACAGACCCGCTGAAAATGAGGGACACGATGTACAATCCTCCTGCATATTTAAAACCGCGGATTGCCGCCACCGAATATGAACCGTATATTAACCGGGGCATTGTGTGGGGGGAGGTACATGATGAAAATGCATGGTCACTTGATGGTGTTGCTGGCCATGCTGGCGTCTTTTCCTCAGCACATGACTTGGCTGTGTTTGCTCATATGATTCTGCAAAAAGGAAAACATGGACATAAGACTATCTTAAAGCCATCTACTGTCGAACTGCTTGAAGAAAATCAGCTTCCGCAGTTTCCGGCTGATTCACATGGACTAGGCTGGGAGCTGGATCAAGGCTGGTACATGGATGCTCTTTCTGACGCCACCACCCTTGGGCATACTGGTTTTACTGGAACAACAATGGTCGTCAGCCCGAAAAACAAAATGATTGTGCTGACCCTGACTAACAGGGTACATCCGACGAGAAGCACACCATCGTTGAATCCTGTCCGCAGGGAAGTGGCACGTTCAGCCGCTGACTCCATTTCAATTCCATTAAAAGGCAACGAAAAAGCGTGGTTTGCCGGCTATGGTGACTCCCTTTCCCGTCCTCTAGTTTATGAACTAAGCGAACCGGCAGCGAGCATAAGCTTCCAGACCTGGTATGAGATTGAGAAGGGAAGCGACAACGGAATTGTTGAAGCATCGGCAGACGGTGTGACTTGGCAGAAGCCAGAAACGACATTTACAGGAAAAAGCGCCGGATGGAAACAGCAGACTGCAGTTCTTCCATCGAACAGCAAATTTGTCCGTTTTCTCTATAAAACAGATGCTTCTGTCAATGGCCGAGGCTGGTATGTGAAAGATCTAAAAGCCATGAGCACCTCTGACAGAGAAATTCACAGCAAAATTACAGAAAACCAATGGTCACAGCGAAACTATTAA
- a CDS encoding Cof-type HAD-IIB family hydrolase, with protein sequence MKLIAIDLDGTLLMKQGTISKENAMAIKEAQAQGNTVAICTGRAVEDVLNLLDNAGIQCPVIGANGAVLYDEGKIVQCHPLQKEHASHILTQLEDMNVFYHLHTNKGIYTPDFGKNGIQVEIDIVKSANPEIDSEELWKAAQGYLKQFGQISISSFQSIWTEDLVINKILPFSYSLEKLAEIRQSASAFEGLSITSSADHNLEINHENANKGNGLKGMADHLRIPYQDTVAIGDNMNDWPMMKFAGTSIAMGNALPEIKEICHFTTLENDEHGVAHAIREFILKQAV encoded by the coding sequence ATGAAATTAATCGCAATTGATTTGGATGGAACACTATTGATGAAACAGGGGACGATCAGCAAAGAAAATGCTATGGCTATAAAAGAGGCTCAAGCTCAGGGGAATACAGTAGCGATCTGTACGGGACGTGCGGTGGAGGATGTACTGAATCTGCTCGATAATGCCGGGATCCAATGTCCTGTGATCGGGGCGAACGGAGCGGTACTCTATGATGAAGGGAAAATTGTACAATGCCATCCTCTGCAGAAAGAACATGCTTCCCACATCCTTACCCAACTGGAGGACATGAACGTCTTTTACCATCTTCATACGAATAAGGGCATCTATACGCCTGATTTTGGCAAAAATGGAATCCAGGTTGAAATTGATATCGTAAAATCAGCAAACCCAGAGATAGACTCAGAAGAATTGTGGAAAGCCGCTCAGGGGTATCTGAAACAATTTGGGCAAATTTCGATTTCTTCCTTTCAATCCATATGGACAGAAGATCTGGTGATCAATAAAATTCTTCCGTTTTCTTATTCATTAGAAAAGCTTGCGGAAATCCGGCAATCAGCTTCAGCATTTGAAGGGCTTTCCATTACGAGTTCAGCGGATCATAACCTTGAGATCAATCATGAAAATGCCAACAAGGGAAATGGATTAAAAGGGATGGCTGATCATCTTAGAATACCTTATCAAGATACTGTGGCCATTGGCGACAATATGAATGACTGGCCGATGATGAAGTTTGCGGGCACGAGTATTGCAATGGGCAACGCGCTCCCTGAAATTAAAGAAATCTGCCATTTTACTACATTGGAAAACGATGAGC
- a CDS encoding MerR family transcriptional regulator gives MNWIKIDEVAKITGITKRAIRYYEEIGLIQPPERSDGQVRLYTEKDVQQIKRVVDAKEVLGFSLQELQHFLRIKERILEHKEQYETSRDKTFQHSELEEIAVGLIEQRDMLEEKMEKMKSFQDELKDLIQKVENLLNV, from the coding sequence GTGAACTGGATTAAGATCGACGAAGTTGCAAAGATTACCGGGATTACCAAAAGGGCAATCCGCTATTATGAGGAGATTGGGCTCATACAGCCGCCAGAACGCAGTGACGGACAGGTCCGTTTATACACTGAAAAGGATGTTCAGCAGATAAAAAGAGTAGTTGATGCGAAAGAAGTGCTAGGGTTTTCTTTACAGGAGCTTCAGCATTTTCTAAGGATTAAAGAACGCATATTGGAACATAAGGAACAGTACGAAACGTCAAGGGACAAGACCTTTCAGCACTCTGAATTAGAGGAGATTGCAGTCGGGCTTATAGAACAGCGGGATATGCTTGAGGAAAAAATGGAAAAGATGAAGTCCTTCCAGGATGAATTGAAAGATTTAATCCAAAAAGTCGAAAACCTGCTGAATGTCTAA
- a CDS encoding DeoR/GlpR family DNA-binding transcription regulator, protein MYQDERMEAIVNYIKQHDRVDVETICKMNNVSRDTARRDLVKLEEEGKIVRTRGGAKFPTFYHEVFNYDQRLKKDSDAKKRIGSFAAGLIQDGDHLLLDVSTTVQFLAENLKTERNVVVTNSIDIAGILSRKEKVSIHLLGGLLNNEHRSIYGARTIQHLSDFRVNKLFLGACGISSNGLTIPFEEEGFLLKEMIKRSDQVIVLADSTKFNRSYFQKVCGLEDIDILVTDQEVDSHLTTILEQYGVETIIL, encoded by the coding sequence ATGTATCAGGATGAACGGATGGAAGCAATTGTTAACTATATAAAGCAGCATGACCGGGTAGATGTGGAAACCATCTGCAAAATGAATAACGTATCCCGTGATACAGCCAGAAGAGACTTGGTGAAGCTTGAAGAGGAAGGGAAGATCGTCCGAACGAGGGGCGGTGCTAAATTTCCGACCTTTTATCATGAAGTGTTTAACTATGACCAGCGCCTGAAAAAGGATTCTGATGCAAAAAAGCGAATTGGCAGCTTTGCAGCTGGATTGATTCAGGATGGAGATCATCTGCTTCTGGATGTATCTACAACTGTACAGTTTTTGGCTGAGAACTTGAAAACAGAGCGGAATGTTGTCGTAACCAACTCTATCGACATTGCTGGAATCCTGTCACGTAAAGAAAAGGTATCGATCCATCTGCTTGGAGGATTGCTGAACAATGAACACCGGTCGATTTATGGAGCAAGAACGATCCAGCATCTGTCGGACTTCAGAGTCAACAAGCTCTTTCTTGGAGCCTGCGGCATCTCATCTAACGGGCTGACCATACCTTTTGAGGAAGAAGGCTTTTTATTGAAGGAAATGATCAAGCGTTCTGATCAAGTCATCGTACTGGCTGATTCTACGAAATTTAATCGCAGTTACTTTCAGAAGGTATGCGGGTTGGAGGACATTGACATTTTAGTTACAGATCAGGAAGTGGATTCACATTTAACCACAATATTAGAGCAGTATGGGGTAGAAACGATCATTCTGTAA